The Impatiens glandulifera chromosome 3, dImpGla2.1, whole genome shotgun sequence genome contains a region encoding:
- the LOC124931629 gene encoding proline-, glutamic acid- and leucine-rich protein 1, whose amino-acid sequence MASFHRNMHDVNLKPCLLESLTRRLKTSLKGQLDAPLIHSIINSKLETYQLLNEPSAADSVDDKLIKNWKKAVDSWIDYLLTLVSSNLPDKCWVGLLLLGVTSQRCSAERFLVSYSVWLHKIQLHIQSLEGSQIVKVAACSSLSDLFTRLGGFPKATKEGASHAIKLVEPVLKLLNGDTSEPVQEGAIYLLCAMITSFPSSINRYYDAVESAIVSKILSSKFDEQLVKELVYSLALLPKSRGDAESWSLMMLKLLYSINIQLKDAFEGIEEESRTKEAINQLVLPGKEPISSLGGLSLEISGRKLKSEGLLTNNLTSLMDCCCALLANSYPVQVPAFVVRPLLALVGRVLMVDGSIPESLLAFMTDMQQELICSQLPVLHSHALDLLSAVVRTLRSQIIPHAAHVTRLLMEYFKKCVLPALRIKVYTIAKVLMISMGAGISASIRQEIVNNALKDLDFTGREGEEGSQADTKDRSEALLRRCHKKRKTATGFCEDPAMDVHKSSASISVKIAALDALETLLTVAGALGAGSWRSTIDHLCINVATTACRDGWHLEEMNINYSGKPEATLLDFQLASLRALLTSFLSPTGVRPPFLAQGLELFNRGKQETGTKLGQFCVQALSSLEVLVHPRALPWIDFLPAGYSYDVKTNVPFSSGTQINGLANSNSQHDEIHAMWSENEDETGIPATYVGNNTNNVERPSETLSAMETETLAPVSLSNGTKPTVNELVKGTEKITTVDDTSVTQPADKIVSEIKELSGAEETSKASEDNDTKETTKVDMNKSLPVNVDDDDDSSMDSLPDIMDGDPDSD is encoded by the exons ATGGCATCTTTTCATCGAAATATGCACGACGTTAACTTAAAGCCCTGCTTGCTTGAGTCATTGACGAGAAGGCTGAAGACGTCTCTTAAAGGACAATTGGACGCCCCATTGATCCATTCTATAATTAATTCCAAGCTTGAGACCTACCAGTTGTTAAACGAGCCCTCCGCTGCAGACTCTGTGGACGACAAGCTAATCAAAAACTGGAAGAAGGCTGTAGATTCATGGATAGATTATTTGCTGACACTCGTCTCCTCGAATTTG CCAGATAAGTGTTGGGTTGGACTGCTTTTACTTGGGGTGACTAGTCAGAGGTGCAGTGCCGAGCGATTTCTGGTATCATATTCGGTTTGGCTTCATAAGATACAATTGCATATTCAG TCTCTGGAAGGTTCTCAAATTGTAAAGGTGGCTGCTTGTTCATCTCTATCTGACCTTTTCACAAG aTTAGGCGGATTTCCAAAAGCAACAAAGGAGGGGGCATCACATGCAATCAAACTTGTTGAACCAGTGCTTAAGTTATTGAATGGAGATACCTCAGAACCTGTACAG GAAGGTGCTATTTATCTATTATGTGCCATGATAACTTCCTTTCCATCTTCCATCAATCGGTATTATGATGCT GTTGAATCTGCAATTGTTTCAAAAATCTTGTCAAGCAAGTTCGATGAACAGTTAGTGAAG GAACTTGTTTATAGCTTGGCATTACTTCCAAAATCAAGAGGTGACGCGGAGAGCTGGTCATTGATGATGTTGAAATTATTATACTCAATCAATATCCAATTAAAGGATGCTTTTGAGGGCATCGAGGAAG AGTCCAGAACTAAAGAGGCTATTAACCAACTAGTACTTCCAGGAAAGGAGCCTATATCTTCACTAGGAGGTTTATCGTTAGAAATATCAGGCCGGAAATTGAAGTCTGAGGGGTTGCTGACCAACAATCTCACATCATTAATGGATTGTTGTTGTGCATTGCTTGCAAATTCTTATCCTGTTCAG GTTCCAGCTTTTGTAGTTCGTCCCTTACTAGCCCTTGTGGGGAGGGTGCTAATGGTTGATGGTTCCATCCCTGAAAGCTTACTTGCTTTCATGACAGACATGCAACAAGAGCTTATATGTTCACAACTTCCAGTGTTGCATTCCCATGCTTTAGACCTTCTCTCTGCAGTAGTGAGAACACTAAGAAG TCAAATTATACCCCATGCTGCACATGTCACACGGCTGCTCATGGAGTACTTCAAGAAATGTGTATTGCCAGCCCTAAGAATAAAGGTGTACACGATTGCAAAGGTTCTAATGATATCCATGGGAGCAG GCATTTCAGCATCCATCAGGCAGGAAATTGTGAATAATGCACTTAAAGATTTGGACTTTACTGGTCGTGAGGGTGAGGAAGGCTCTCAAGCAGATACAAAAGACCGTAGTGAGGCATTGCTGCGGAGATGCCACAAGAAAAGGAAAACTGCTACTGGTTTTTGTGAAGATCCTGCAATGGATGTGCACAAAAGTTCTGCATCAATATCTGTTAAGATAGCTGCTTTAGATGCACTAGAAACCCTTCTTACAGTG GCTGGTGCTTTGGGAGCTGGGAGTTGGCGATCAACTATTGATCATCTTTGTATCAATGTTGCTACAACTGCTTGTCGAGATGGATGGCATTTGGAGgaaatgaatattaattattctgGGAAACCTGAGGCAACATTGTTAGATTTTCAGCTAGCATCATTGCGAGCACTGTTGACATCTTTTCTTTCCCCAACTGGCGTTCGTCCCCCATTTTTAGCACAAGGTCTCGAGCTTTTTAACAGAG GTAAGCAAGAAACAGGAACTAAGCTTGGTCAGTTCTGTGTTCAAGCACTTTCATCTTTGGAAGTTCTCGTTCATCCTAGGGCCCTTCCATGGATAGATTTCTTACCTGCAGGCTATTCTTATGATGTCAAAACAAATGTTCCATTTTCTTCCGGTACCCAGATAAACGGTCTGGCAAATTCCAATTCCCAACATGATGAAATTCACGCTATGTGGTCAGAAAACGAAGATGAAACTGGAATCCCAGCGACATATGTTGGAAATAATACAAATAACGTAGAAAGACCTTCGGAAACACTATCTGCTATGGAAACTGAAACTCTAGCACCAGTCAGTTTGTCAAATGGAACCAAACCCACAGTGAATGAACTCGTTAAGGGAACTGAGAAGATAACTACAGTTGACGACACTTCAGTTACTCAACCAGCTGACAAAATTGTTTCAGAAATTAAGGAATTGAGTGGTGCCGAGGAAACTTCAAAGGCTTCTGAAGATAATGATACCAAAGAAACTACGAAAGTTGACATGAACAAGTCTCTTCCTGTTAATGTCGATGATGACGACGACTCGTCTATGGACTCACTACCTGATATTATGGATGGGGATCCAGACTCTGATTAG
- the LOC124931297 gene encoding diphosphomevalonate decarboxylase 2: MADETKKWVLMLTAQTPTNIAVIKYWGKRDETLILPINDSISVTLDPAHLCTTTTVAVSPSFDQDRMWLNGKEISLGGGRYQSCLREIRSRASDVIDEKKGIKITKEEWKNLHLHIASYNNFPTAAGLASSAAGLACLVFALAKLMNVQEDESQLSAIARQGSGSACRSLFGGFAKWIMGKNNDGSDSVAVQLADEKHWDDLVIIIAVVSSRQKETSSTSGMRETVDTSKLIHHRAKEVVPKRIIEMEEAIRERDFSAFASLACADSNQFHAVCLDTSPPIFYMNDTSHRIISCVEKWNRAEGTPQVAYTFDAGPNAVMIARDRNAAALLLKRLLFSFPPPSDSDLGSYVIGDKTILEDVGVKEMKDIETLPPPSEANTQTHKFRGDVSYFICTRPGRGPIVLTDETRALLDPETGFPK, encoded by the exons ATGGCGGACGAAACGAAGAAATGGGTATTGATGCTGACGGCTCAGACGCCTACCAACATTGCCGTAATCAAATATTGGGGCAAAAGGGACGAAACTCTGATTCTACCGATCAATGACAGTATCAGCGTCACGCTTGATCCGGCGCATCTCTGCACTACCACCACCGTCGCCGTCAGTCCAAGCTTCGATCAAGATCGCATGTGGCTCAACGGCAag GAGATTTCTCTTGGTGGAGGAAGATACCAGAGCTGTTTGAGAGAAATTCGATCTCGGGCAAGTGATGTGATCGATGAGAAGAAGGGAATCAAGATAACAAAAGAGGAATGGAAGAATCTGCATTTGCACATTGCTTCTTATAACAATTTCCCTACTGCTGCTGGTTTGGCCTCCTCAGCTGCTGGTTTAGCTTGTCTGG TGTTTGCTCTTGCAAAGCTAATGAATGTGCAAGAAGATGAAAGTCAACTATCAGCCATAGCTAG ACAAGGATCCGGGAGCGCTTGTCGCAGTTTGTTTGGTGGCTTTGCGAAATGGATTATGGGGAAG AACAACGATGGAAGTGACAGTGTGGCTGTGCAACTTGCCGATGAGAAACACTGGGATGACCTTGTGATTATCATAGCAGTG GTGAGCTCGCGGCAGAAGGAAACAAGCAGCACCTCGGGAATGCGTGAGACTGTTGATACGAGTAAGCTGATACACCATAGAGCAAAG GAGGTAGTTCCAAAACGCATTATTGAGATGGAAGAAGCCATTAGAGAGCGCGATTTCTCGGCTTTTGCAAGCTTGGCTTGTGCCGACAGTAACCAGTTTCATGCTGTCTGCCTGGATACGTCTCCTCCTATTTTCTACATGAATGACACATCACATAG GATTATTAGTTGCGTTGAAAAGTGGAACCGGGCTGAAGGGACTCCTCAG GTTGCTTACACGTTTGATGCCGGGCCAAATGCTGTCATGATAGCGCGCGATAGGAATGCTGCCGCCCTTTTGTTGAAGCGTCTTCTTTTCTCTTTTCCACCACCCTCGGATTCTGATTTGGGCAG CTATGTTATTGGTGATAAGACTATACTGGAAGATGTTGGagtgaaggaaatgaaagacaTTGAAACTTTGCCTCCACCTTCAGAAGCCAATACTCAGACCCATAAGTTCAGGGGAGATGTCAGTTACTTCATATGCACCCGACCCGGTAGAGGGCCCATAGTTCTAACTGATGAAACACGAGCTCTTCTGGATCCTGAAACGGGCTTTCCCAAGTAA
- the LOC124931160 gene encoding probable sodium/metabolite cotransporter BASS4, chloroplastic, which produces MAHNLRLSSPFVAVTFPPKPKCKTHLLPPSQILCFVKHSHNLLHTHFSIAGKSYRSSGAIRAIHRSNQLGSGGGGGEEQPVGVSDSSTVFNWTASFLNFASNNFLPLALISGVTLGLANPTLGCIADSYGLSKFGPFGIFIISGLTLRSKEIGEAMEAWPAAIFGLGSILILTPIFSRLVLMLRLQPQEFVTGLAIFCCMPTTLSSGVALTRLAGGNSALALAMTVISNMLGILIVPFSISKFIADGVGISFPTKQLFKSLVLTLLVPLILGKACRELFRGVADTVDKNRKFLSIMNALLLSLVPWIQVSRSRPLLLEVKAEVFLIAIGMGALLHLILLAFNVIAIKGLSAMTGGDKSLFAKRENAIALILVASQKTLPVMIAVVEPLKGVFGESGLLILPCVAAHMNQIIFDSFLINYLPRNNSLEVAKTA; this is translated from the exons ATGGCACACAACTTACGTCTCAGTTCTCCGTTCGTTGCCGTAACTTTCCCACCCAAACCCAAATGCAAAACTCATCTGTTGCCGCCGTCTCAGATTCTTTGCTTTGTTAAACACTCTCACAATTTGCTTCATACTCATTTTTCAATTGCTGGAAAATCCTACCGCTCCTCAGGTGCCATTAGAGCCATCCATCGCTCCAATCAG TTGGgtagtggtggtggtggtggtgaagAACAGCCAGTCGGTGTGTCAGATTCATCAACAGTGTTCAATTGGACAGCTTCATTTCTTAACTTTGCATCAAATAATTTTCTTCCTTTGG CTCTTATTAGTGGAGTAACACTAGGCCTAGCAAATCCTACACTTGGATGTATTGCTGATAGTTATGGATTATCAAAATTTGGCCCTTTTGGTATATTCATTATCTCTG GTTTGACTTTGCGCAGTAAAGAAATTGGAGAAGCCATGGAGGCTTGGCCTGCTGCCATATTTGGGCTA GGTTCAATCTTAATTCTGACTCCAATCTTTTCTAGGCTTGTCTTGATGCTTCGTCTCCAACCTCAGGAATTTGTCACAG GACTGGCCATTTTCTGCTGCATGCCCACAACATTGTCAAGTGGAGTTGCATTGACAAGG CTTGCTGGGGGAAATTCTGCTCTTGCTCTTGCAATGACAGTGATCTCTAATATGCTAGGAATTCTGATT GTGCCCTTTTCTATTTCAAAATTCATAGCCGATGGAGTTGGTATATCCTTTCCAACGAAGCAGTTGTTTAAAAGTCTGGTCCTTACTCTCTTGGTGCCACTTATTTTGGGGAAG GCGTGTCGTGAATTATTTAGAG GTGTAGCAGACACAGTTGATAAAAATAGGAAGTTTTTGTCAATAATGAATGCCCTCCTGCTCAGTTTG GTACCATGGATACAAGTAAGCAGGTCAAGGCCCCTTCTCCTCGAGGTCAAGGCTGAAGTTTTTCTAATAGCTATTGGAATGGGAGC GTTACTTCATCTGATCTTATTAGCTTTTAATGTGATTGCCATTAAGGGCCTTTCAGCAATGACTGGTGGTGACAAGTCTCTCTTTGCTAAAAGAGAGAATGCCATTGCTCTCATACTAGTAGCAAGCCAG AAAACTCTCCCAGTCATGATAGCAGTTGTAGAGCCGCTTAAGGGCGTATTTGGGGAATCTGGTTTGCTAATTCTTCCTTGTGTTGCTGCACATATGAATCAG ATCATCTTCGACTCGTTTCTTATAAACTACCTTCCCCGAAACAACTCACTTGAAGTCGCCAAGACAGCTTGA